The following coding sequences lie in one Mycobacterium sp. Z3061 genomic window:
- a CDS encoding TetR family transcriptional regulator — protein MVKHFTKLLVISFTKLARQRKTYRQRGRSVEASMAMHRGRTADQRRDERRRQLMEAALDAIAENGVSNLRVRAVSERARLNDRYFYESFPDCQALLLATFDDQFTRALTGIMATVADSPHELRPRAKAVLEFAFAFIDEDPRRSRLLIELQTAEALVERRHEIIDVLVQIMVGQARALLGDAAGSDENLRLTALTVTSGLLELTTQWYRHQISVSRMELIEFMTALVVTTTDISGELGRQLEGKSGPESTG, from the coding sequence GTGGTGAAACACTTCACCAAACTATTGGTGATATCTTTCACCAAACTGGCGCGGCAGCGCAAGACGTATCGGCAGAGGGGAAGGAGTGTCGAAGCGTCGATGGCCATGCATCGCGGCCGAACCGCAGATCAACGGCGTGACGAACGCCGCCGACAACTGATGGAGGCGGCCCTCGACGCGATTGCCGAAAACGGTGTGAGCAATTTGCGGGTACGCGCCGTCAGCGAACGTGCACGACTCAACGACCGCTACTTCTACGAAAGCTTTCCCGACTGCCAGGCGTTACTGCTCGCAACTTTCGATGACCAGTTCACCCGCGCGCTGACAGGAATCATGGCGACGGTCGCCGACTCGCCACACGAACTGCGGCCCCGCGCGAAGGCTGTACTTGAGTTTGCGTTCGCGTTCATCGACGAGGATCCACGACGATCACGGCTGCTGATCGAGCTACAGACCGCCGAGGCGCTCGTCGAACGGCGTCATGAGATCATCGATGTCCTAGTTCAGATCATGGTCGGCCAAGCACGCGCACTACTCGGTGACGCCGCCGGATCCGACGAAAACCTCAGGCTGACGGCGTTGACCGTCACCAGCGGTCTACTTGAACTCACCACGCAGTGGTATCGACACCAAATCAGCGTCAGCCGAATGGAACTCATCGAGTTCATGACTGCCCTCGTCGTGACGACCACTGACATCAGCGGGGAGCTGGGACGTCAACTCGAGGGAAAGTCAGGACCGGAAAGCACTGGCTGA